One window from the genome of Anopheles merus strain MAF chromosome 3R, AmerM5.1, whole genome shotgun sequence encodes:
- the LOC121596950 gene encoding glycine--tRNA ligase, with amino-acid sequence MSTQLFLNFLSRLVPRGGSSPGAALRHISSLVSSPRCVRLIVSSSTKLHQQLIPRRHIEWNPAVQSRSYAVAASQSDPSFRKPFNWGSNKKHRDVKLRLQLLENMTDPKIEAELAPLREAVKEQGDLVRKLKSEGAPEIDVKKAVNELKARKKVLEDRELSLAPQVASFDRARMEDLLKRRFFYDQSFAIYGGITGQYDFGPMGCALKSNMINTWRQFFVLEEQMLEVDCSILTPEPVLKASGHVDRFADLMTKDVKNGECFRLDHLIKNHLEKLAAAKDATAELKDECADIVIKLDGMTKDEMAAILRKYNMKSPITGNDLTEPIEFNLMFGTQIGPTGLVKGFLRPETAQGIFVNFKRLLEFNQGRLPFAAAQIGNSFRNEISPRSGLIRVREFTMCEIEHFCDPQAKNHPKFENVADTVMTLYSACNQMDGKSAQQIRIGDAVASGLVANETLGYFMARIQMYLHRIGILPERLRFRQHMGNEMAHYACDCWDAECLTSYGWIECVGCADRSAYDLTQHTNATGVKLVAEKKLPAPKTIEVTEVVPNKAAIGKAFKKEAKAITEALAKLSLGEVETIGKSLGDSGEHLLAVNGTDVKLTNDLIAVKTTSKTVHVEEITPSVIEPSFGIGRIMYSLLEHSFRMREGDEQRSYFSLPPVVAPLKCSVLPLSNNAEFAPFVKKISSALTSVDVSHKVDDSSGSIGRRYARTDEIAIPYGITIDFDTLKEPHTVTLRERDSMKQVRIGLDEVANTIRDLATGRTSWADVEQKYPRFEQQEASAK; translated from the exons ATGTCCACTCAGCTTTTTCTCAACTTCCTCAGTAGATTAGTTCCTAGAGGCGGCAGCAGCCCCGGAGCAGCACTGCGACACATATCCTCCTTAGTATCTTCTCCCCGTTGCGTTCGATTAATCGTCAGTTCGTCCACAAAGCTACACCAACAGCTAATCCCCCGACGACACATCGAGTGGAATCCAGCGGTACAGAGTCGCTCTTACGCGGTAGCAGCCAGCCAAAGCGACCCCTCATTCAGAAAGCCCTTCAATTGGGGTTCGAACAAAAAGCATCGTGACGTGAAGCTTCGTCTCCAGCTGTTGGAAAACATGACTGATCCAAAGATTGAGGCAGAACTGGCGCCGTTGCGCGAAGCTGTTAAGGAGCAG GGCGACCTGGTACGCAAGCTCAAAAGTGAAGGTGCTCCAGAAATTGACGTGAAGAAAGCGGTCAATGAGCTGAAGGCACGCAAGAAGGTGCTTGAAGATCGTGAATTGAGCCTCGCTCCCCAGGTGGCCAGCTTCGATCGGGCCCGTATGGAGGATCTGCTGAAGCGACGGTTCTTCTACGATCAAAGCTTTGCCATCTACGGTGGCATTACCGGCCAGTACGACTTTGGACCGATGGGCTGTGCGCTCAAGTCCAACATGATTAATACGTGGCGTCAGTTTTTCGTGCTCGAGGAGCAGATGCTCGAGGTGGATTGTTCCATCCTGACGCCGGAACCGGTCCTGAAGGCGTCCGGCCATGTCGATCGCTTTGCCGATCTGATGACGAAGGACGTAAAGAATGGTGAATGTTTCCGGCTGGACCATCTGATTAAAAATCACCTGGAGAAGCTGGCAGCAGCCAAGGATGCGACGGCGGAGCTGAAGGACGAGTGTGCCGATATCGTGATCAAGCTGGACGGTATGACCAAGGACGAGATGGCAGCGATTCTGCGGAAGTACAACATGAAATCGCCCATCACCGGTAACGATCTGACGGAGCCGATCGAGTTCAACCTAATGTTCGGCACGCAGATCGGACCGACCGGGTTGGTGAAGGGTTTCCTGCGTCCCGAAACGGCGCAGGGAATTTTCGTGAACTTCAAGCGACTGCTCGAGTTCAACCAGGGCCGGCTACCGTTCGCTGCGGCCCAGATCGGCAACAGCTTCCGGAATGAAATTTCACCCCGCTCCGGTCTGATCCGGGTGCGCGAGTTTACCATGTGCGAGATCGAACACTTCTGCGATCCGCAGGCTAAAAACCATCCCAAGTTCGAGAACGTCGCGGACACGGTAATGACGCTCTACTCCGCCTGCAACCAGATGGACGGAAAGAGTGCCCAGCAGATCCGGATCGGTGATGCCGTAGCGAGTGGTCTGGTCGCAAACGAAACGCTCGGCTACTTTATGGCCCGCATACAGATGTACCTGCACCGGATTGGCATATTGCCCGAACGGCTGCGGTTCCGGCAGCACATGGGCAACGAGATGGCACATTACGCGTGCGATTGCTGGGATGCGGAATGTCTCACCAGCTACGGATGGATCGAGTGCGTCGGATGTGCCGATCGGTCTGCGTACGATCTGACGCAGCACACGAACGCGACGGGAGTGAAGCTGGTGGCGGAGAAAAAGCTACCCGCACCGAAAACGATCGAAGTGACGGAAGTTGTACCGAACAAGGCCGCCATCGGGAAGGCGTTCAAGAAGGAAGCGAAAGCCATTACGGAGGCGCTGGCAAAGCTGAGCCTGGGTGAGGTTGAGACCATTGGCAAGAGTCTGGGTGACAGTGGGGAGCATTTGCTGGCGGTCAATGGAACCGATGTGAAGCTAACGAACGATCTGATTGCGGTGAAAACTACCTCCAAGACGGTGCACGTTGAAGAGATCACCCCGAGCGTCATTGAGCCTTCGTTCGGCATTGGTCGCATCATGTACTCACTGCTGGAGCATAGCTTCCGAATGCGCGAAGGCGACGAACAGCGCAGCTACTTCTCGCTGCCGCCGGTTGTGGCCCCGTTGAAGTGCTCCGTGCTTCCGCTGAGTAACAATGCCGAGTTTGCACCGTTTGTGAAGAAGATTT CTTCGGCCCTCACATCCGTCGACGTGTCGCACAAGGTGGACGATTCGAGCGGTTCGATCGGCCGCCGTTATGCACGCACGGACGAGATTGCCATTCCGTACGGAATTACGATCGATTTCGACACGCTAAAGGAACCGCACACGGTGACGCTGCGCGAACGGGACTCGATGAAGCAAGTTCGCATTGGA TTGGATGAAGTTGCAAACACTATTCGTGATCTAGCAACAGGACGCACAAGCTGGGCCGATGTGGAGCAAAAGTATCCACGATTTGAGCAGCAAGAAGCGAGCGCGAAGTAA